One Thermithiobacillus tepidarius DSM 3134 genomic window, GCAACAGCGCCGGACTGAGCTACGTCTATCCGGTGATCTCGCGCCGCACCGGCGGCGTTTCAATCGGCATCAATCTGAATCCCAACCACGCCTGCAACTGGCGCTGCGTCTATTGCCAGGTGCCCGCACCCAGGCGCGGCGCGGCGCCGCCGATCCACATCGGCCTGTTGGCCCGGGAATTGCGTGGTTTTCTGCGGCAAGTGCTGGATGGCGATTTCATGATCCGGCGAGTGCCGCCCGAGGCACGCCGGCTGAGCGATATCGCCCTGTCCGGCAATGGCGAACCGACGCTCTCCCCCAACTTCGACGAGGTGCTCGAATGCATCGCGCAGATCATGGATGAGTTCCACCTGAACGGACGAATCAAGCTGCTCCTGTTGACCAACGGCAGCCTGCTTTCCCGCCTGCGTGTACGGCAGGGGCTGACGCAGATGGCGGCGCGCAACGGCGAGATCTGGTTCAAGGTGGACAGCGCCAGCCGCATGGGCATGTATCGAATCAACGGCATCCGCCAAGTGGTGAAGCGCATGACCCACAACATCGCCTTGGCCGCGCGCACCTGTCCCACCTGGCTGCAGACCTGCCTCTTCGCCTGGGACGGCCAGCCGCCGCCTCCGGAGGAAAC contains:
- a CDS encoding radical SAM protein: MPHASQVLSFDEHSRNSAGLSYVYPVISRRTGGVSIGINLNPNHACNWRCVYCQVPAPRRGAAPPIHIGLLARELRGFLRQVLDGDFMIRRVPPEARRLSDIALSGNGEPTLSPNFDEVLECIAQIMDEFHLNGRIKLLLLTNGSLLSRLRVRQGLTQMAARNGEIWFKVDSASRMGMYRINGIRQVVKRMTHNIALAARTCPTWLQTCLFAWDGQPPPPEETQAYLKLLRNLQADCVPLRGVHLYGPSRPVQRPEAVHVSRLPAAWMRDFALRVEGLGIPVKLVT